A window of the Salmo trutta chromosome 25, fSalTru1.1, whole genome shotgun sequence genome harbors these coding sequences:
- the LOC115162738 gene encoding antimicrobial peptide NK-lysin-like — translation MKTSLVLLTLSLLACSVWEVCGQCQEVNLDDQEDPKVVEAKPEKHMVQQLKGTCWACMWALKKVKEHISSSSSEVEIKQKLLSVCDKMGLLKSLCKGMVKRHLWVLVEELSTSDDVRTICINIKACKPKYILDLSY, via the exons ATGAAGACATCTCTGGTCCTCCTTACTCTCAGTCTACTGGCTTGTTCAG TTTGGGAAGTCTGTGGACAATGCCAAGAGGTTAACCTTGATGACCAGGAAGACCCGAAAGTAGTGGAAGCAAAGCCAGAAAAGCACATG GTGCAACAGTTAAAGGGAACATGCTGGGCGTGTATGTGGGCACTGAAGAAAGTCAAGGAAcacatctcctcttcctccagcgAG GTGGAGATAAAGCAGAAGCTATTGTCTGTTTGCGATAAAATGGGCCTCCTTAAATCTCTGTGTAAAGGCATGGTGAAAAGGCACTTGTGGGTGTTGGTTGAGGAGCTTAGCACCAGCGATGACGTGAGGACCATCTGCATTAACATTAAGGCCTGCAA accaaaatacattttggatctGAGCTACTGA